From a region of the Ketobacter sp. MCCC 1A13808 genome:
- a CDS encoding EAL domain-containing protein — protein MIATFYLVIRRSFFALLVYSLISMWASHVYSAESALTIESDYSSYNLNSYVGYYLDSTGGESIESIKTDASWIKNTDGDVLNFGFTNSPVWVHFPLTLSADQKSRWYLVIPYPLLQNAEIYIVSNDKQRLLWYSDLNSARDDAASLQSHNINFALPQDVSGSVNIYIKVWSSTSLQIPLEIWSQSYLIQRQTIEILFWGVYFGVIAALMIYNCFLFLSMRDLAYCFYVMALGSILVIMLAISGLGEQYLWRDPEYTRYVLPVSASLTGLWLLAFSIFFLHKSNIKPMIYNAMLVQAGLSLLVAFYVLFAPNTGALLASIISFSGIIIILVAGVSALMAGVPIARYFVLATTVFGIGAVLYVVNVFGFLPPSRITNHAVQVGSMLEALLLSFALAHRIKEERKHKLIAMEKMELAQNAMVQVQDHALQQALHDPTTKMPNDSMLSNRINQLIDHHSDCDSFALLVLYFPQLKEISSSMGRRLAEGLFGEIVTKLNEELSNDIQSISIEESSGSHLAVMEFGSLMLLSKTGKEFRSINDFAERILQINESLLGVGGISLRLKAYCGIALYPKHGDRADLLIQHACAARDYGLRAYEYLSIYSSEVDTFGRRRLALVGALAQAIKNRELEIHIQPQFECVTGALCGAEVLARWNSETFGVVAPDEFIEVAEEAGLMAELTKFIVEEAFSLLRRLHEKGVMISLSINLSVQNLMDPRIVSFVVTCAEAQLISLNDVIFEVTETSMSDDMEAVISNLNQLASTGCRVALDDYGTGYSSLAYLSRMPIQELKIDRSFIGQMQRNTSDYRIVENTVKLARALQIQTVAEGVENENTLGTVTRLGCDRVQGYYLAKPMSLTLFDDWLMKRAG, from the coding sequence TTGATAGCTACATTCTATTTGGTCATAAGAAGATCGTTTTTCGCGCTGCTTGTCTATTCTCTGATCAGCATGTGGGCATCGCACGTTTATAGTGCCGAGTCTGCTTTAACCATAGAAAGCGACTATTCCAGCTACAACCTTAATTCATATGTCGGCTATTACCTCGATTCAACGGGGGGCGAGTCGATCGAAAGCATTAAGACTGACGCGAGCTGGATAAAAAATACCGATGGCGATGTTTTGAATTTTGGTTTTACCAATTCTCCTGTTTGGGTGCACTTTCCGTTGACTTTATCTGCGGATCAAAAGAGTCGCTGGTATCTCGTCATACCTTATCCTTTATTGCAAAATGCGGAAATTTACATAGTTTCAAATGACAAGCAGCGGTTGCTTTGGTATTCCGATCTGAATAGTGCCCGTGATGATGCTGCCTCGCTGCAATCCCACAATATTAATTTTGCCTTGCCCCAGGACGTATCCGGTAGTGTCAATATCTATATAAAGGTGTGGTCGTCTACGTCGTTACAGATTCCACTGGAGATATGGTCCCAAAGCTATCTGATACAACGACAAACGATTGAAATCCTGTTCTGGGGTGTGTACTTCGGCGTGATCGCCGCGCTAATGATTTACAATTGCTTTTTGTTTCTATCGATGCGGGATCTGGCTTATTGCTTTTACGTGATGGCGCTCGGTAGCATCTTGGTCATCATGTTGGCAATCTCGGGTTTGGGTGAGCAGTACCTGTGGCGTGATCCGGAGTATACCCGCTATGTCTTACCCGTTTCCGCGAGCCTGACCGGACTTTGGTTGTTGGCCTTCTCGATATTCTTTCTGCATAAAAGTAATATCAAGCCGATGATCTATAACGCCATGTTGGTGCAAGCCGGGCTGTCACTGCTGGTGGCATTTTATGTGTTATTTGCGCCCAATACGGGAGCCTTACTGGCCAGTATTATTTCGTTCAGCGGAATCATAATTATTTTGGTGGCGGGGGTGAGCGCACTGATGGCCGGAGTACCAATCGCTCGGTATTTCGTTTTGGCGACGACCGTGTTCGGCATTGGCGCAGTGCTCTATGTCGTTAACGTCTTCGGTTTTTTACCGCCATCCAGAATTACCAATCACGCGGTTCAGGTGGGTTCGATGCTGGAGGCGTTACTGCTTTCATTTGCCCTGGCCCACAGAATTAAAGAAGAGCGTAAGCATAAATTGATCGCGATGGAGAAAATGGAGTTGGCGCAAAACGCCATGGTGCAGGTTCAGGACCACGCCCTGCAACAAGCGTTACATGATCCGACAACCAAAATGCCGAACGATTCCATGCTCAGTAATCGCATTAATCAATTGATCGATCATCACAGTGATTGTGATTCGTTTGCGCTTCTGGTTTTGTATTTCCCTCAACTAAAAGAGATCTCTTCGTCCATGGGACGACGCTTGGCAGAGGGGCTGTTCGGAGAGATTGTAACCAAACTGAACGAGGAGTTGAGTAACGACATTCAATCGATTTCGATAGAGGAGTCCAGCGGTAGCCATCTGGCGGTAATGGAGTTCGGGAGTTTGATGTTACTCAGTAAAACCGGCAAGGAGTTTCGTTCGATTAACGACTTTGCTGAAAGAATATTGCAGATCAATGAAAGCCTGCTCGGTGTAGGCGGCATTTCCCTCAGGTTAAAAGCCTATTGTGGTATTGCTTTGTACCCCAAGCACGGTGATAGGGCAGACTTGTTAATCCAGCATGCATGCGCTGCACGGGACTACGGATTGCGGGCCTATGAGTATTTGAGCATCTACAGTTCGGAAGTCGATACGTTTGGTCGCCGTCGCCTGGCACTGGTGGGTGCGTTGGCGCAAGCGATAAAGAATCGTGAACTCGAAATTCATATCCAGCCTCAGTTTGAGTGTGTCACCGGTGCTCTTTGCGGTGCGGAGGTGTTAGCGCGCTGGAATAGTGAAACGTTCGGCGTGGTGGCTCCCGATGAATTTATAGAGGTGGCTGAAGAAGCGGGCCTGATGGCAGAGCTGACCAAATTCATCGTGGAAGAGGCTTTTTCATTACTGCGCAGGCTGCACGAAAAAGGCGTCATGATCAGCCTCAGTATTAATTTGTCTGTGCAGAACCTGATGGACCCCAGGATTGTGTCTTTTGTTGTGACCTGTGCAGAAGCCCAGTTGATCAGTCTGAACGACGTTATTTTCGAAGTGACCGAAACGTCGATGAGTGATGATATGGAGGCGGTGATCAGTAACCTGAACCAATTAGCGTCCACAGGCTGTCGGGTGGCTTTGGATGACTACGGTACCGGTTATTCCTCGCTAGCGTATTTAAGCCGTATGCCGATTCAGGAATTGAAAATAGACCGTAGTTTTATCGGACAAATGCAGCGTAATACCAGTGATTATCGGATCGTGGAAAATACAGTGAAGTTGGCCCGTGCGTTACAGATCCAGACGGTTGCCGAAGGGGTAGAAAACGAAAATACCCTTGGCACTGTGACTCGATTAGGGTGCGACCGGGTGCAAGGTTACTATTTGGCTAAGCCAATGTCGCTGACGCTATTTGATGACTGGCTAATGAAGCGTGCCGGTTAG
- a CDS encoding PilZ domain-containing protein gives MSTLHGEYRRHDRTGIKTSVSLDLADSELSTKTRDVSVSGLSLRKPANFSVEPGKVVNLSFSNMPNINVPAKIVRVSDKQVSLEFDHFRFSTGDIEGIINTSPWHQRLRVKLKRTFWKTTRYTATMMTNTIARTLLIKAIKPSFLFAVYGNEKDTSTYYSPAMSNFMPDILIGGLIKNRNRRGLLVASKFYEQELVESPEKVNAYMHQLQRSFPGINTIALVGRLPNFVMKSGIEIEPPYVDGSMGTRYMIWDVACQMRGFAEYRNETVIAVLGGAGRIGNRVCEDLTREFNTVLAFDPRYSHDEEINTPMGKIIKTSDVTHLASCKLYIALMHHGDVIRDFQHHIPTGALVADDTHPCISLEVREQMSGLGIKTLKIVLAHEDFSMWPRMPGWNNRAIPGCLVEALVLLEQEDTDVTDFDAFSKTALKIGFKGQLIKPLDE, from the coding sequence ATGAGCACGCTGCATGGAGAGTATCGTCGGCATGATCGTACAGGAATTAAAACATCCGTGTCTTTAGATCTTGCTGATTCCGAGCTGTCAACTAAAACAAGGGACGTTTCGGTAAGTGGACTATCGCTTCGCAAACCGGCCAATTTTTCGGTTGAACCCGGAAAAGTTGTTAATTTGTCTTTCTCTAACATGCCAAACATTAACGTGCCTGCAAAAATAGTACGCGTGTCCGACAAACAGGTCAGTCTGGAGTTCGACCATTTTCGTTTCAGCACAGGGGATATAGAGGGCATCATCAACACCTCGCCCTGGCATCAAAGACTCCGGGTCAAGCTAAAGCGAACATTTTGGAAAACCACCCGCTACACCGCAACCATGATGACGAATACCATCGCGCGCACGCTACTCATCAAAGCCATCAAACCCAGTTTTCTTTTTGCCGTGTATGGCAATGAAAAGGACACCAGCACTTACTATAGCCCTGCCATGTCCAATTTTATGCCGGATATATTAATCGGTGGCCTCATTAAAAACCGCAACCGCCGCGGCTTGCTGGTTGCTTCCAAGTTTTACGAGCAAGAGCTGGTGGAGAGCCCTGAAAAAGTAAACGCTTATATGCATCAACTGCAGCGTAGTTTTCCGGGCATCAACACCATTGCGCTGGTTGGACGACTGCCCAACTTCGTCATGAAAAGCGGGATAGAAATAGAGCCACCCTATGTGGATGGCTCCATGGGCACCCGCTACATGATCTGGGATGTTGCCTGCCAGATGCGCGGCTTCGCCGAATACCGAAACGAAACGGTCATCGCTGTTCTGGGTGGAGCCGGACGAATCGGTAATCGTGTGTGTGAGGATCTGACCAGAGAGTTCAATACGGTATTGGCTTTTGATCCGCGCTACAGTCACGATGAAGAAATTAATACCCCCATGGGTAAAATAATCAAAACCAGTGACGTAACCCACCTCGCTTCGTGCAAGCTCTATATCGCCCTTATGCATCACGGTGATGTAATCCGGGACTTTCAACATCATATTCCCACCGGAGCCTTGGTGGCGGACGATACTCACCCCTGCATCAGCCTTGAGGTACGTGAGCAAATGTCCGGACTGGGCATTAAGACCCTGAAGATAGTGCTCGCTCATGAAGACTTCTCAATGTGGCCACGCATGCCCGGCTGGAATAACCGGGCCATTCCCGGATGCTTAGTGGAGGCCTTGGTGCTACTGGAACAAGAAGATACCGACGTCACTGACTTTGACGCGTTCAGCAAAACCGCTCTGAAAATCGGTTTCAAGGGGCAATTGATCAAACCGCTGGATGAATAG
- a CDS encoding bifunctional GNAT family N-acetyltransferase/carbon-nitrogen hydrolase family protein, translated as MATKNRLSNQKSKITVRNATPQDALEICDLSTRVYKNTGMYGYSEGAITGQINHFPDGQFVITIDKKIVGYCATFRISEEIALKNHNWTEITGNGYASRHQPDGDWLYGMEVAVDPDYRGYRLGQRLYNERKQLCETLGLKGIVFGGRLPSLSTRIKRFGTVENYVESVIQKKQRDQVLSFQLHNGFEVIGILPEYLNADHQSMGYAVHLMWRNPKVPAEDSNNNKKKYGGRVPDSIRIGTVQYLQRRVRSFEEFLKFVEYFVDVVADYKGDFVVFPEMFALQLLSIEDQALSPIESIEALTKYTPQFKEALRDMSIRYNINIIGGSHPTIMPNGRVENIAYIFLRDGSIHEQPKIHPTPNEVYWWNIEGGNTLKAIETDCGPIGVLVCYDSEFPELTRHLTDQGISILFVPFCTDERQSYLRVRYCCQARAVENQIYVVMSGNVGNLPNVNNMDIQYAQSCILTPCDFPFARDGIAADTTPNVEMVAFADLRPETLMMARNNGTVKNLMDRRHDLYNINWRGK; from the coding sequence ATGGCCACCAAAAATCGCCTGTCGAATCAAAAAAGTAAAATTACAGTTCGCAACGCAACGCCCCAGGATGCCCTGGAGATCTGCGATTTAAGTACCCGCGTATACAAAAATACCGGTATGTACGGCTATTCGGAGGGGGCCATCACCGGGCAGATCAACCATTTCCCGGATGGCCAGTTCGTTATCACCATTGATAAAAAAATCGTAGGCTACTGCGCTACTTTCCGAATCAGTGAAGAAATCGCCTTAAAGAATCATAATTGGACTGAAATTACCGGAAATGGCTATGCTTCCCGCCATCAACCCGACGGTGACTGGCTGTATGGCATGGAAGTCGCCGTTGATCCGGACTATCGTGGCTACCGTCTGGGACAAAGACTTTACAACGAGCGCAAACAATTGTGCGAGACCCTTGGTCTCAAAGGCATCGTGTTTGGTGGCCGCTTGCCATCCCTTTCCACCCGAATCAAGCGCTTCGGTACGGTCGAAAATTACGTTGAAAGTGTAATTCAGAAAAAACAGCGTGATCAGGTGCTTTCGTTTCAGCTACACAACGGATTCGAAGTCATTGGTATTCTTCCTGAGTATCTCAATGCCGACCATCAGTCTATGGGCTATGCCGTTCATTTAATGTGGCGCAACCCGAAAGTTCCAGCAGAAGATTCCAATAACAACAAGAAAAAATATGGCGGCAGAGTACCGGACTCCATCCGTATCGGAACCGTGCAATATCTTCAGCGCCGGGTTCGCTCATTTGAAGAATTCCTGAAGTTCGTTGAATATTTTGTCGATGTGGTCGCCGATTACAAAGGGGATTTCGTGGTTTTCCCAGAGATGTTCGCCTTACAGCTGCTCTCCATCGAGGATCAGGCCCTTTCCCCAATAGAATCCATTGAAGCACTGACCAAGTACACGCCCCAGTTCAAAGAAGCTCTGCGGGACATGTCCATTCGGTACAACATCAATATTATCGGGGGCTCGCATCCTACCATCATGCCGAACGGCCGGGTGGAGAACATTGCGTATATCTTTTTGCGCGATGGCTCCATTCACGAACAACCTAAAATACACCCGACACCGAACGAAGTGTACTGGTGGAATATTGAAGGAGGGAACACACTCAAAGCCATTGAAACCGATTGCGGGCCTATTGGTGTGCTGGTTTGCTATGATTCCGAGTTTCCTGAACTGACACGCCATTTGACCGATCAGGGCATATCCATTCTTTTTGTACCGTTCTGTACTGACGAACGCCAGAGCTACCTGCGGGTACGGTATTGCTGCCAGGCCAGAGCAGTAGAAAACCAGATATACGTGGTTATGTCAGGCAATGTCGGCAACCTGCCGAACGTGAACAACATGGATATTCAGTACGCCCAAAGCTGTATACTGACGCCCTGCGATTTTCCTTTTGCCCGGGATGGTATTGCTGCTGACACCACCCCCAATGTTGAGATGGTCGCATTTGCCGACTTGAGACCGGAAACACTGATGATGGCTCGCAATAACGGCACTGTTAAAAACCTTATGGACCGGCGTCACGACCTTTACAATATTAACTGGCGTGGCAAATAA
- a CDS encoding formylglycine-generating enzyme family protein has translation MKFAFNIMVFLVCWVCHNSQAEPTPNIVNALHMEFVYIPPGSFWMGSAAKERGHEADELHHQVEISNGFYIQTTEVTRKQWKALMEGDPSSFPACGDSCPVDRLKPAWVDKFIEKLNARDGTYLYRLPTEAEWEYVAKAGSNTAFSTGSCLGESNAAYDASMPFGFCRQGAKHQGPSPVASFKPNPWGVYDMHGNVWEMCSDWYEEYDLANVRDPAGPAQGDYRVLRGSSWKFPEAFARSANRFKNIRDIAGFRLVMLKKQPE, from the coding sequence ATGAAATTCGCTTTCAATATAATGGTATTTTTGGTCTGCTGGGTTTGTCATAACTCGCAGGCCGAGCCGACTCCGAATATCGTGAACGCCTTGCACATGGAATTTGTGTACATACCTCCAGGCTCATTCTGGATGGGAAGCGCAGCAAAGGAAAGGGGGCATGAAGCAGATGAGTTGCACCATCAGGTTGAGATCAGTAACGGGTTTTATATCCAGACCACAGAAGTGACGCGCAAACAGTGGAAGGCGTTAATGGAAGGTGATCCATCCAGCTTTCCTGCTTGCGGTGACAGTTGTCCGGTAGATCGCCTTAAACCGGCCTGGGTGGACAAGTTTATCGAAAAGCTCAATGCCAGGGATGGCACCTATTTGTATCGGCTGCCCACTGAGGCTGAGTGGGAGTACGTTGCAAAGGCGGGCTCCAACACCGCGTTTTCCACTGGCTCGTGTTTGGGGGAAAGCAATGCCGCCTATGATGCGTCAATGCCATTTGGTTTTTGCAGGCAGGGGGCGAAACATCAAGGGCCCAGCCCGGTTGCCAGTTTCAAGCCAAACCCCTGGGGGGTTTACGATATGCATGGCAACGTGTGGGAGATGTGTTCAGATTGGTACGAGGAATATGACCTCGCCAATGTGCGCGACCCCGCCGGTCCTGCGCAGGGTGACTATCGGGTGTTGCGGGGATCAAGCTGGAAATTTCCTGAAGCGTTTGCCCGTTCTGCCAACCGTTTTAAAAACATTCGTGATATCGCAGGGTTTCGGCTGGTGATGCTAAAAAAGCAACCTGAATAA
- a CDS encoding SGNH/GDSL hydrolase family protein: MSIKNSMDFCKLAVLSASAVFAFNASAIDIGGGSGGSTTKMIVGDSIFALSGDIHSFLEDSLNENIDTHARSGCQMNGGNILCSSRYAVPSQYDRASKSGIETVIMNGGGNDFLLGDGADCGTGPTPACQEVLFAVEETMAGLVEDMHADGIDEIVYLGYYSTTASSGNNALNDFSMEYKIANYPSMGVKFIDSRDAFRGNERSYITLDGIHPTAAGSRVLADLIEQAL, from the coding sequence ATGAGCATAAAAAATTCCATGGACTTTTGTAAATTGGCCGTGTTATCGGCAAGTGCTGTCTTTGCGTTTAATGCGTCCGCTATCGATATTGGCGGCGGCAGTGGCGGATCAACCACCAAAATGATTGTTGGTGATTCCATTTTCGCGTTGTCCGGCGATATACATTCTTTCCTCGAAGACAGTCTGAACGAAAACATTGATACCCATGCACGCAGTGGTTGTCAGATGAACGGCGGCAATATTTTGTGTAGCAGCCGTTATGCAGTGCCAAGTCAATACGACAGAGCGTCAAAAAGTGGTATTGAGACCGTTATCATGAACGGTGGGGGCAATGACTTCTTGTTAGGTGACGGCGCAGATTGTGGCACTGGCCCAACGCCGGCGTGTCAGGAAGTGTTGTTCGCAGTTGAAGAAACAATGGCTGGCCTGGTTGAGGACATGCACGCGGACGGTATCGATGAGATTGTGTATCTTGGCTATTACTCCACAACCGCCAGCAGTGGAAACAATGCCCTAAACGATTTTTCCATGGAATATAAAATAGCGAATTATCCTTCGATGGGTGTTAAATTTATTGATTCGCGAGACGCTTTCCGTGGTAACGAGCGCAGCTACATCACCTTAGACGGGATTCACCCGACTGCCGCCGGTTCCCGTGTGTTGGCGGACTTGATCGAGCAAGCGCTATAA
- the lnt gene encoding apolipoprotein N-acyltransferase has product MTSSLSFKCVLSIVSGLLLGAGFFDSQLYMLTWFAFVPLLWALKNASCKESYVFGFLAGLSCYVFAAYWVVDFIVLIKRYPFGKSFLLGIVFWVYSAQLVALIAMLFRWLSLHSRFHPLILFSVITACFYGYFPMLFSCQLGESQSRFTLALQAIDVVGVSGLDVLIAMVNYMLFSALFERDGQRSTGRTKLIYGAAGCLILGWFVYSAWALHYWRDTIAGWDHLQVGLVQPNEKPESGRAKVFPGYSRAYPAEMDMTERLVANGAELVVWPEARYKRYFDEPGVADMIRGSVAQLKTPLLFQDMEKKQTNLRGESILRNGAAFLNAAGEPQPTYYKMKRVAFGEYVPLARDFPELKALAEQFFGDFTQEIESGPGRVQYQTEKFSLIPLICYEVMFPEFVANAVPDDARGYILITLSSNGWFGETIQPYQHVHSGALRAVENRLPLIHALNNGPSTVVLPDGSFFYEGEYHKGGGYLVSMPYSKQDGGSWFSRHPYLCSVVMGFILAAAVVSAVSSVIVSGKANRSFVSA; this is encoded by the coding sequence ATGACGTCTTCACTTTCCTTTAAATGCGTATTGTCCATTGTATCCGGCTTATTACTGGGTGCCGGATTTTTTGACTCGCAACTTTACATGTTGACCTGGTTCGCTTTTGTACCCCTATTGTGGGCGTTAAAAAATGCCTCATGTAAAGAAAGCTACGTGTTCGGCTTTTTAGCAGGCCTGAGTTGCTATGTGTTTGCAGCGTACTGGGTGGTTGATTTTATAGTGCTGATTAAGCGTTATCCGTTCGGCAAGAGCTTTTTACTGGGTATCGTTTTTTGGGTTTATAGTGCGCAGCTGGTCGCCCTGATCGCGATGCTGTTCCGTTGGCTGAGCCTGCATTCCCGATTCCATCCCCTGATTTTGTTTTCAGTGATTACTGCGTGCTTTTACGGTTATTTCCCGATGCTGTTTTCCTGCCAGTTGGGTGAAAGCCAAAGCCGCTTTACGTTGGCTTTGCAGGCGATAGATGTGGTGGGTGTCAGCGGGCTGGATGTGCTGATTGCTATGGTCAACTATATGCTGTTTAGTGCGCTATTTGAGCGTGACGGGCAACGCTCCACCGGCAGGACCAAGCTAATTTACGGCGCTGCCGGCTGCTTGATTCTGGGTTGGTTTGTGTATAGCGCGTGGGCGCTGCATTATTGGCGCGACACCATCGCCGGATGGGACCACCTGCAAGTGGGGCTGGTGCAGCCGAATGAAAAACCCGAATCGGGACGGGCTAAAGTGTTCCCCGGTTATAGCCGGGCTTACCCGGCGGAAATGGATATGACAGAACGCTTGGTTGCAAATGGTGCAGAGCTGGTCGTCTGGCCTGAAGCTCGGTATAAGCGCTATTTTGACGAGCCCGGTGTGGCGGATATGATTCGCGGCAGTGTCGCGCAATTGAAGACGCCGCTATTGTTTCAGGATATGGAGAAAAAGCAGACCAATCTGAGAGGAGAGTCAATCCTGCGCAATGGCGCGGCGTTTCTTAATGCTGCGGGTGAACCCCAGCCAACCTACTATAAAATGAAGCGCGTGGCGTTCGGTGAATACGTGCCGTTGGCGCGGGATTTCCCTGAATTAAAAGCGCTGGCTGAACAGTTCTTCGGAGATTTTACCCAGGAAATAGAGTCCGGACCGGGGCGAGTGCAATATCAGACTGAGAAATTCAGCCTGATCCCCCTGATCTGTTATGAGGTGATGTTCCCCGAGTTTGTCGCGAACGCCGTACCTGATGATGCCAGGGGTTATATCCTGATAACACTATCAAGCAATGGGTGGTTCGGTGAAACTATTCAGCCCTATCAGCATGTTCATTCCGGCGCGCTGCGTGCGGTTGAAAACCGCCTGCCGCTCATCCATGCCCTCAATAATGGCCCCTCAACTGTAGTGTTACCCGACGGAAGCTTCTTTTATGAAGGCGAATACCATAAAGGTGGAGGGTATTTGGTGTCGATGCCTTATTCCAAACAGGACGGCGGCAGCTGGTTTAGCCGGCATCCTTATCTGTGCTCGGTTGTTATGGGGTTCATACTCGCTGCAGCCGTCGTGTCAGCTGTTTCTTCGGTGATTGTATCAGGTAAGGCTAACAGGTCATTCGTGTCGGCCTAA
- a CDS encoding lipase secretion chaperone, producing MNLFAQGIGWSLLILGVAWVFSDPDRNSGEKHFRPWSDPVPDVAEPLPAIDPMAWQFDYEKIEKELLHLDCDSAGLKQVSDNVEGVLRRAVERFPQQPDENVLQRIEFLAGKNCPPNETVNLPDLLMQYYHYTEALKSLHEQQFQHASELSSKEKFAQTETLRIQHFGEANASKLFGRQQVFANYLFERQRIMRDEGLTEVQKKAALDKLKKSFKESGEEPAGAG from the coding sequence ATGAATTTATTCGCTCAGGGTATAGGTTGGTCTTTGCTGATACTGGGGGTCGCCTGGGTGTTTTCAGATCCCGATCGTAATAGCGGTGAAAAGCACTTTCGACCCTGGTCGGATCCGGTACCGGACGTAGCTGAACCGCTACCTGCGATTGATCCCATGGCCTGGCAGTTCGATTACGAAAAAATCGAGAAAGAACTTCTGCATCTCGATTGTGATTCAGCGGGTTTGAAACAGGTTTCAGATAACGTTGAGGGTGTTTTGCGTCGGGCTGTGGAGCGCTTTCCCCAGCAACCGGATGAGAACGTTTTACAGCGTATTGAATTTCTTGCGGGTAAGAACTGCCCCCCGAATGAAACCGTGAATCTGCCTGATTTGCTAATGCAATACTATCATTATACCGAGGCCTTAAAATCGCTCCACGAACAGCAATTTCAGCATGCAAGTGAGCTGTCATCGAAAGAGAAATTTGCACAAACCGAGACTCTGCGGATACAGCATTTCGGTGAAGCCAACGCCAGTAAATTGTTCGGGCGTCAGCAGGTGTTTGCCAATTATCTTTTTGAGCGGCAGCGCATTATGCGCGATGAAGGGTTAACCGAAGTGCAGAAAAAAGCGGCGCTCGATAAATTAAAGAAAAGCTTTAAGGAGTCCGGCGAGGAACCCGCCGGAGCCGGTTAG
- a CDS encoding lipase secretion chaperone, which yields MSNLTSKPVILVASVCLVALIAVVWLVPEGDTAGQASEETVVLNDVAQRDNEKLSDNGKTVDDVWQWEPFEENLADPKGVGEVAEDQPQLNVTFDIQSIQNGLKTVKIDQYGDVVVNPDALNALNEVFRSGSVLLDDDAMTELQRLIRMGLAGAAGEQVATIVGNFNDYLRAKKEMYELMASSGGEVDHRALLDEQAALQELYMGKEVADKLFTAEDASARYMMESMVMAKDKTISDEERAARQEELREQYEGAQYGIENWASRYSTFKQEKQSIINSGLSQQDIKQQVQRLARSHFTQQELERISHMNLGGV from the coding sequence ATGAGTAATTTAACGTCAAAACCCGTAATTCTTGTTGCTTCTGTTTGTCTGGTGGCATTGATTGCCGTTGTCTGGTTAGTACCTGAAGGTGATACCGCCGGTCAGGCCAGTGAGGAGACGGTCGTTTTGAATGACGTTGCGCAACGGGATAATGAAAAACTGTCCGATAACGGCAAAACCGTAGATGATGTATGGCAATGGGAACCCTTTGAGGAAAACCTGGCGGACCCAAAAGGTGTGGGTGAAGTCGCGGAGGATCAGCCTCAGCTGAACGTGACTTTCGATATTCAAAGCATTCAAAACGGATTGAAGACAGTCAAAATTGACCAGTACGGTGATGTGGTCGTTAACCCGGATGCACTGAATGCACTTAATGAAGTGTTCCGCTCCGGCAGTGTGTTGCTGGATGACGACGCAATGACAGAATTGCAGCGTTTAATCCGCATGGGCTTGGCGGGTGCAGCGGGGGAGCAGGTCGCCACTATTGTCGGGAATTTCAACGATTATCTGCGTGCAAAAAAAGAAATGTATGAGTTGATGGCCTCTTCCGGAGGCGAGGTCGACCATAGGGCGTTGCTGGACGAGCAAGCCGCTTTGCAGGAATTGTATATGGGCAAAGAAGTTGCAGATAAACTTTTCACCGCGGAGGATGCCAGTGCCCGGTATATGATGGAAAGTATGGTTATGGCAAAGGATAAAACGATATCCGACGAAGAGCGCGCCGCACGGCAGGAAGAGCTGCGTGAACAATACGAAGGTGCTCAGTATGGTATTGAAAACTGGGCGTCCCGTTACAGCACATTCAAACAGGAAAAGCAGTCAATTATTAACTCCGGTTTGTCGCAGCAAGATATTAAACAACAGGTGCAGCGATTGGCACGATCCCATTTTACCCAACAGGAGCTGGAGCGGATTTCCCATATGAATCTGGGTGGGGTATAG